The following proteins are encoded in a genomic region of Streptococcus sp. 29892:
- a CDS encoding DUF3042 family protein, whose product MAKGFGKGFLTGVLSTVALAAGAIFTVHKTIIEPEEKKEAFIEENRKKAARRRVAH is encoded by the coding sequence ATGGCTAAAGGTTTTGGCAAAGGTTTCTTGACGGGTGTTCTTTCTACGGTTGCTCTCGCGGCAGGTGCTATCTTCACCGTTCATAAAACAATCATCGAACCAGAAGAAAAGAAAGAAGCTTTCATCGAAGAAAATCGCAAAAAAGCTGCACGTCGCCGTGTGGCACACTAA
- a CDS encoding MFS transporter — MKKQSPFIVAGIVMLGVVMRAPFTALPAILTDVAAGLGVEVSSLGILTSIPLIMFALCSSLAPRLAARFGMEKLMAMVLLVMVVGSGMRVLNLPALYIGTMLVGATIAFINVLLPSLVTANFPKKIGFYTTIYITLMGVAATVAAMVAVPIVSASSWQTFILLITAIVLLAFLLWLPNIRNNHRFENQKQGQQTRSIWKNKAALVFLLFGGLQSVLYYTEITWLPTISQSVGFSKAEAGLMAGFFNMTAIPMSMIIPAILSRQTKEMRRNIMLSTSSATLLGLALLAVLPKHFILWTALHIILSFSNAALFPYMMLGFTLKTSNSQATAQLSGMVQTGGYLIAAFGPGLLGYSYPLFNSWLPLIMALALVTLAMMWTIVLIEKEDIIL; from the coding sequence ATGAAGAAACAATCACCGTTTATCGTAGCAGGTATTGTCATGCTGGGTGTGGTCATGCGCGCCCCCTTTACAGCCCTTCCTGCTATCTTGACAGATGTAGCTGCTGGTCTGGGAGTAGAGGTCAGTTCTCTAGGTATCTTGACCTCTATTCCCTTGATTATGTTTGCCCTCTGTTCTTCCCTAGCTCCTCGCCTAGCTGCTAGATTTGGTATGGAGAAACTCATGGCCATGGTCCTCTTGGTCATGGTTGTTGGATCAGGGATGCGGGTACTGAATCTACCTGCTTTATACATAGGTACTATGCTTGTTGGAGCTACTATTGCCTTTATCAATGTTCTCTTGCCCAGTCTGGTCACGGCTAATTTTCCTAAGAAAATTGGTTTTTATACCACCATCTATATTACCTTGATGGGAGTAGCTGCGACGGTGGCTGCTATGGTCGCGGTTCCTATCGTATCCGCAAGCTCTTGGCAAACATTTATCCTATTGATAACAGCTATAGTCTTGTTAGCCTTTCTGCTCTGGTTACCCAATATTCGTAATAATCATCGTTTTGAAAACCAAAAACAGGGCCAGCAGACCCGGTCTATTTGGAAGAATAAAGCTGCCCTTGTCTTCCTACTCTTTGGTGGTCTACAATCTGTTCTCTACTATACAGAGATTACCTGGTTACCGACCATTTCCCAGTCAGTTGGCTTCAGTAAGGCTGAGGCAGGCTTGATGGCAGGTTTCTTTAATATGACTGCCATCCCTATGTCCATGATAATCCCAGCTATCCTTTCTCGTCAGACCAAGGAAATGCGCCGCAATATTATGTTGTCTACTTCCTCAGCTACCCTTCTAGGTCTTGCTTTGCTGGCTGTTCTACCTAAGCATTTTATACTCTGGACAGCCCTGCACATCATTTTGAGTTTCTCGAATGCAGCTCTTTTCCCTTATATGATGTTGGGCTTTACCCTGAAAACCAGCAACAGCCAGGCGACTGCTCAATTATCAGGTATGGTGCAGACTGGGGGCTACCTTATTGCTGCCTTTGGACCAGGTTTATTGGGATACAGTTATCCACTATTTAATAGCTGGCTCCCTCTTATCATGGCACTAGCCCTTGTGACCCTAGCCATGATGTGGACTATCGTATTGATTGAAAAAGAAGATATTATATTATAA
- the hflX gene encoding GTPase HflX, which yields MIETQKEQERALLVGVELQQTDNFDMSMEELASLAKTAGALVKGVYTQKREKYDSKTFVGSGKLEEIAQMVEADEIDTVIVNNRLTPRQNVNLEEILGVKVIDRMQLILDIFAMRARSHEGKLQVHLAQLKYMLPRLVGQGIMLSRQAGGIGSRGPGESQLELNRRSIRNQIHDIERQLKTVEKNRATVRERRLQSGVFKIGLIGYTNAGKSTIMNAMTDKRQYEADELFATLDATTKQINLADKFNVTLTDTVGFIQDLPTELISAFKSTLEESMNVDLLLHVIDASDPNHSEQEQVVLDILKDLDMLDIPRLALYNKLDKTDDSFTPSQFPHVMLSAKDENAKGHIQMMVLAKIKTMFERFEVRVPLAESYKLHDLATLALIENRTYEEDVEVVSGYIASSNKWKLEEFYDGLS from the coding sequence ATGATTGAAACCCAGAAAGAACAAGAACGTGCCCTCCTGGTTGGAGTGGAACTACAGCAGACAGATAATTTTGACATGTCCATGGAGGAGTTGGCAAGTCTTGCTAAGACGGCTGGCGCTCTGGTAAAGGGAGTCTACACTCAAAAACGTGAAAAATACGACAGCAAGACCTTTGTCGGCTCAGGGAAACTAGAAGAAATTGCCCAGATGGTCGAAGCTGACGAAATTGATACCGTCATTGTTAACAATCGACTGACACCTCGCCAGAATGTCAATCTGGAAGAGATTTTAGGAGTAAAAGTCATCGACCGTATGCAGTTGATTTTGGATATTTTTGCCATGCGGGCACGGAGTCACGAAGGAAAACTGCAGGTTCACCTAGCCCAGCTCAAGTATATGTTACCTCGTTTGGTTGGTCAGGGGATTATGCTTAGCCGTCAGGCAGGGGGAATCGGCTCTCGTGGACCAGGTGAAAGCCAGTTGGAGCTCAACCGACGGAGCATCCGCAACCAGATTCACGACATTGAACGCCAACTCAAAACGGTGGAGAAAAACCGAGCGACTGTCCGTGAACGCCGCCTGCAATCAGGCGTCTTTAAGATTGGCTTGATTGGCTATACCAACGCTGGTAAATCCACTATCATGAATGCCATGACCGACAAGCGACAGTACGAGGCCGACGAACTCTTTGCCACACTTGATGCCACGACCAAGCAGATAAACTTGGCTGACAAGTTCAACGTGACCTTGACCGATACGGTTGGTTTCATTCAGGACCTGCCGACTGAGTTGATTTCAGCCTTCAAGTCCACCTTGGAGGAGTCCATGAATGTGGACCTCTTGCTCCATGTCATCGACGCCTCTGACCCCAATCACAGTGAGCAGGAACAGGTGGTCTTAGACATTCTCAAGGACTTGGATATGCTGGACATTCCTCGCCTGGCTCTGTATAACAAGCTGGACAAGACCGATGACAGCTTTACCCCAAGTCAGTTTCCTCATGTCATGCTGTCCGCTAAGGATGAAAATGCCAAAGGCCATATACAGATGATGGTCTTGGCCAAGATTAAGACCATGTTTGAACGATTTGAGGTCAGGGTGCCACTTGCTGAATCTTATAAATTGCATGATTTGGCCACTCTGGCTCTGATTGAAAATCGGACTTATGAAGAGGATGTGGAAGTGGTATCAGGCTATATCGCTTCCAGCAATAAATGGAAGTTGGAAGAATTTTATGACGGATTATCTTGA
- the miaA gene encoding tRNA (adenosine(37)-N6)-dimethylallyltransferase MiaA yields MKTKVIVVIGPTAVGKTALGIDLAQRYNGEIISGDSQQVYRKLDIGTAKASPEEQAAAVHHLIDVRDVTEGYSAYEFVAEARALIADIKSRGKLPIIVGGTGLYIQSLLEGYHLGGLVDQEQVLAYRAELDCLSDEDLETMAEQVGLTIEGNSRRRIIRGLELKKFGKNLENTESGYEPLYICLTDDRQVLYDRINQRVDKMMAAGLLDEVSWLYQEHPQAQAAMGIGYKEFFPYFAGELSLEEAVDKVKQNSRRFAKRQLTWFRNRMQVPFYSVGEPDYKSQIFTAVEEFLND; encoded by the coding sequence ATGAAAACTAAAGTAATTGTGGTCATAGGACCAACAGCGGTAGGAAAAACTGCCCTTGGCATAGACTTGGCCCAGCGCTACAATGGAGAAATTATCAGCGGTGATAGCCAGCAAGTCTATCGCAAACTGGATATTGGTACGGCAAAAGCTAGTCCTGAAGAGCAGGCTGCTGCGGTTCATCATTTGATTGATGTCCGAGATGTGACCGAGGGCTATTCGGCTTATGAATTTGTAGCAGAAGCCAGGGCCCTGATTGCTGACATTAAAAGTCGTGGCAAGTTGCCTATTATCGTGGGTGGGACAGGGCTTTACATTCAGAGCTTGCTTGAAGGCTACCACCTGGGCGGTCTGGTTGACCAGGAGCAAGTTCTTGCTTATCGGGCGGAACTCGACTGCTTGTCTGACGAGGATTTGGAAACAATGGCAGAGCAGGTAGGTTTGACAATCGAGGGAAACAGCCGACGGAGAATCATTCGTGGGTTAGAGTTGAAAAAATTTGGCAAAAACTTAGAAAATACAGAGTCAGGATATGAGCCACTTTACATCTGCCTGACGGATGACAGACAGGTCCTTTACGACCGCATCAATCAGCGCGTGGATAAGATGATGGCGGCGGGCTTACTAGATGAAGTCAGCTGGCTCTACCAAGAACACCCTCAAGCCCAAGCTGCTATGGGAATTGGCTACAAGGAGTTTTTCCCTTATTTTGCAGGTGAGCTTTCGCTAGAAGAAGCAGTTGATAAGGTCAAGCAAAATAGCCGCCGCTTTGCCAAACGCCAATTGACTTGGTTCAGAAATCGCATGCAGGTTCCCTTTTATTCAGTAGGCGAGCCAGATTACAAGTCGCAGATTTTCACCGCCGTGGAGGAATTTTTAAATGATTGA
- a CDS encoding GntP family permease, whose product MEILAILGVLLAVVAIIYLTSKNLHVIVAAPVASLIILLTNQMNVLEVMLGQEKSYMTGLAGFLINNFAIFMLGSILARYMEASGATLTIANSILKLVGKDSPYKVLLALALITSILTYGGVSIFVVIFTLLPLSRPLFKELNINWALFPLPVFMGASTYTMTTLPGTPSIQNVIPTKVLGTSLTAAPFISLAASSVLLLFGLFYMGYCLKKSLANGETYTEHVDDVVVDLDTKRPNLFFSVLPLLSLIATIFLLNKTPNVLVIGLLVSIVLSAILFYPYLPNQKELLNSGATASIVPAFATSSTVAFGTVLTLSAGFAVIQEWIQQIPGSPLISLSVSTALLSGIIGSSSGAVGIATSNFLPAYLEMGIDPEILHRVVVVASAILTVVPQSGVMITFHNLSKLSMKRGLKYSFVLVTVGHILALMVVLALVGLLY is encoded by the coding sequence ATGGAAATTTTAGCGATTTTAGGAGTTTTATTGGCTGTTGTAGCCATTATTTATTTAACGTCAAAGAATTTACATGTCATTGTGGCAGCGCCGGTAGCTAGTTTGATTATTCTGCTGACCAACCAGATGAATGTGTTAGAGGTCATGTTGGGACAGGAGAAGTCCTACATGACAGGCTTGGCAGGTTTTTTAATCAATAACTTTGCAATTTTTATGCTAGGCTCTATCTTGGCCCGTTATATGGAGGCAAGTGGGGCTACCTTGACCATTGCTAATAGCATTTTAAAATTAGTGGGGAAAGATAGTCCTTATAAGGTCTTGCTAGCTTTGGCTCTCATTACAAGCATTTTGACCTATGGTGGTGTCAGCATTTTTGTTGTAATATTTACTCTTTTGCCTCTATCACGTCCTCTTTTTAAAGAGTTAAATATCAACTGGGCTCTCTTCCCACTACCAGTCTTTATGGGTGCTAGTACCTATACCATGACAACCTTACCAGGTACGCCGTCTATTCAGAATGTGATTCCGACTAAGGTATTGGGAACAAGTTTGACAGCGGCTCCGTTTATCAGTTTGGCTGCTAGTTCAGTTCTCTTGCTCTTTGGCTTGTTTTACATGGGCTACTGTCTCAAGAAGAGCTTGGCAAATGGAGAAACCTACACGGAGCATGTTGACGATGTAGTTGTGGACTTAGATACAAAAAGACCAAACCTCTTCTTCTCGGTCTTGCCCTTGCTTAGTCTGATTGCCACAATCTTCCTTTTGAATAAAACTCCGAATGTTTTGGTCATTGGCTTGTTGGTATCTATTGTTTTATCAGCCATCTTATTCTATCCTTACCTGCCTAATCAGAAGGAACTTTTGAATTCAGGGGCAACTGCTTCCATTGTTCCGGCCTTTGCCACATCTAGTACGGTGGCATTTGGTACTGTCTTGACCTTGTCAGCTGGTTTTGCAGTTATTCAGGAGTGGATCCAACAAATTCCGGGTTCGCCTTTGATTAGCTTGTCTGTGTCAACAGCCTTGCTCAGTGGTATTATTGGTTCCTCATCAGGTGCGGTTGGTATCGCCACAAGTAATTTCTTGCCTGCCTATTTGGAAATGGGGATTGACCCGGAAATCCTTCACCGTGTGGTCGTAGTGGCTTCAGCTATCCTAACAGTTGTACCACAATCGGGTGTCATGATTACCTTCCACAATCTGTCCAAGCTAAGTATGAAGCGTGGTCTTAAGTATTCATTTGTACTGGTGACTGTCGGACATATCTTGGCACTCATGGTTGTTTTAGCCTTGGTAGGCCTACTTTACTAG
- the folB gene encoding dihydroneopterin aldolase, translating to MDKISLNKCRFYGYHGAFKEEQVLGQIFTVDCDLFVDLAAASQTDNLEDTVHYGMVFETIKAVVEGKPYRLIEKVAGVICQEIFDQFPKVEKVRLAIYKENPPIAGHYDSVGIELERERP from the coding sequence ATGGATAAGATTTCTCTTAATAAATGCCGTTTCTACGGTTACCATGGGGCTTTCAAAGAAGAACAGGTTCTTGGTCAAATTTTCACAGTTGACTGTGATTTGTTTGTTGACCTGGCAGCAGCTTCCCAAACTGACAATTTAGAAGACACAGTTCACTATGGTATGGTCTTTGAAACCATTAAAGCAGTTGTGGAAGGTAAGCCCTATCGCCTGATCGAAAAGGTAGCCGGTGTCATCTGTCAAGAGATTTTTGACCAATTTCCAAAGGTGGAGAAGGTTCGCTTGGCCATTTACAAGGAAAATCCGCCCATCGCTGGACACTATGATTCTGTCGGAATTGAATTGGAGCGTGAACGACCATGA
- a CDS encoding pneumococcal-type histidine triad protein produces MKKKRNLALTGITLLCSLTLLACQQKQAQQVASEKVKQEQVQKEEIVYVVAELTTDGYVLIHGDHQHLEKGSVPYDAKFLKETLLEDKNYQFNEKDVLYKVRTGYIIQVKGKVYYYPKKTGDGLVTLEEARKLTANNPEHDHHGHDHNHDHAHEEQKQSSTNLVGVAGIDRPTSDGFLLSDAKQISSKTDTGIIVEHNGHSHFIFYGDLKGSKWEYLIPAGADVTKKQENSTSSQLSSQADQDHYQFNPADIVAEDANGYTVRHGDHYHYILKQTVGGSVGNPVHTGASQFASSKAVAPVMQNHLVTLPVSPIANLPVPVVTAGANEAASVVSRQGIAGIDYPTSDGFLFDGSGLIGQNAVGLLIQHQGHIHVLRREQVATSKWAYLLEDQSSQATPIQPLPAVLTDVVTKPVEKTEVVAVPSTSSQSQAASPAPVAPAEATVADEVTAKRNYLAQALGLPVNSITLLDTPQGQAFMYPHGDHDHLVLLKNIDLTKPFESEEEEHSPSSPSASETTSSSSEQPTSSSSTSSTTGSQETSEPEASTTTSPSLSEVAEAPNSAAVAPTAEVVVDEVTAKRNYLAQALGLPVNSITLLDTPQGQVFMYPHGDHDHLVLLKNIDLTKPFESEEEEHGDHSPSSPSTSETTSSNSEQPTSSSPSSSTTGSQETSEPEASTTTSPSLSEVAESPNSAPVTPAEATVADEVTAKRNYLAQALGLPVNSITLLDTPQGQAFMYPHGNHDHLVLLKNIDLTKPFESEEDLERKIEYISKVYGVPKEAIRVSDTTFSFNDPSHAYDPTHVHPYVILRSMLIIPEVTGDPETDFEAELLAVAKRTGIAPSKLIIRDKKFILPHGSHDHVLHIQAVEGIEPYLANKLPAISGSYQEGEFDRASVDSQLESLRQVAAEKYGTSSKEYRRIERALDDFASNLDDLVTNSTKGYLAMLEQFEKVHILKETTSNTEEQVDPLYQSVLEQIRLLDTSNLPVNKDDLTNQLNQASQDKDRQALLNLEHLLQELKHFQDRPDITAMEYMDYLLSQLEQPYLPADLQERLAGSLDRLFQATLGGNSSIKPLDLSKELVDLKVALHLAKAANQTYPIQTSPASEKLQENRAFMEAFVGDIREMFTRQMTFPEIVEKAEHETSITSPSQVTDNQTYQELLTLLRQTNLTGTQTSQTAWVERINQASLKGDERELASISHSLKEIQHFQDRAEIRLMEYMDYLLTHIDSPYLQAPTRQEAARLINQIYGLVVRRELATSPISLAEDLIASSIAVANDVKRQINQQLEMSDDYGIMQMNRLEMNMFVEGTRDFFVNPLSLPEGVLVKAGQTSPVPAIEEGVGVASPTSQDRPESSSSPIHDHESGSKEESPSSLSQAVEENSSSETGSSSEQAISPTELVEAEVTAPITVEGAEEESVSNSSTNPTEVQEIPSVTDETTSGPVSEPTDTAVEEQVLPSETPEEEEVELSDEDLEWLSDIFGEFTGSTSEEESEDIGLTWKPLGSFDFNSFDE; encoded by the coding sequence GTGAAGAAGAAACGAAATCTTGCCTTGACAGGCATTACCCTCTTGTGTAGTTTGACCTTGTTGGCTTGCCAGCAAAAGCAAGCTCAACAAGTTGCTAGTGAAAAAGTAAAGCAGGAACAGGTTCAGAAAGAGGAAATAGTCTATGTTGTTGCTGAGTTAACAACGGATGGTTATGTCCTTATTCACGGTGACCATCAGCACCTGGAAAAAGGTTCGGTTCCCTATGATGCCAAGTTTTTGAAGGAAACCTTGTTAGAGGATAAGAACTACCAATTCAATGAAAAAGATGTCTTGTACAAGGTACGGACAGGTTATATCATTCAAGTGAAGGGCAAGGTCTATTATTATCCTAAGAAGACCGGAGATGGTCTTGTCACTTTAGAGGAGGCGCGGAAATTAACGGCAAATAATCCTGAACATGACCACCATGGACACGATCACAACCATGACCATGCTCATGAAGAGCAAAAACAGTCATCGACCAATCTAGTAGGTGTAGCTGGGATTGATAGACCAACCAGCGACGGTTTTTTATTGAGCGATGCCAAGCAAATTTCAAGCAAGACGGATACGGGCATTATCGTTGAGCATAATGGTCACAGTCACTTTATCTTTTATGGTGACTTGAAAGGCAGTAAGTGGGAGTACCTTATCCCAGCTGGAGCTGATGTGACCAAGAAGCAGGAAAATAGTACATCTAGTCAGTTATCCAGTCAGGCTGATCAGGACCATTATCAATTCAACCCTGCTGATATTGTAGCTGAGGATGCTAATGGCTATACAGTTCGCCATGGAGATCATTACCATTATATTTTGAAACAAACTGTCGGTGGAAGTGTGGGAAATCCTGTTCATACAGGTGCTAGCCAGTTTGCTAGTTCGAAAGCGGTAGCACCGGTTATGCAAAATCACTTGGTGACTTTACCTGTTTCCCCAATAGCTAACCTACCAGTTCCAGTAGTTACTGCAGGTGCTAATGAAGCAGCGTCTGTGGTTTCTCGTCAAGGGATTGCTGGGATTGACTATCCGACCAGCGATGGCTTTCTCTTTGATGGAAGTGGGCTTATCGGTCAGAATGCGGTTGGTCTGCTCATTCAACATCAGGGGCATATCCACGTTTTGCGTAGGGAGCAAGTGGCAACTTCTAAGTGGGCTTATTTGCTAGAAGATCAATCTAGTCAAGCTACTCCAATTCAACCACTTCCAGCAGTCCTCACCGATGTGGTTACAAAACCAGTGGAAAAAACGGAAGTAGTAGCCGTTCCAAGTACCTCCAGCCAATCACAAGCAGCAAGTCCAGCACCTGTTGCTCCTGCAGAGGCGACTGTGGCGGATGAGGTCACAGCCAAACGGAACTACCTGGCCCAAGCCCTCGGTTTGCCAGTCAATTCCATTACCCTTTTGGATACGCCACAAGGTCAGGCCTTTATGTATCCCCATGGTGACCATGACCATTTGGTACTCTTAAAGAATATTGACCTGACAAAACCTTTTGAAAGTGAAGAAGAGGAGCATTCTCCAAGCTCGCCATCAGCTAGCGAAACGACTTCGTCTAGCTCAGAACAGCCAACAAGCTCCAGCTCCACAAGTTCAACTACTGGTAGCCAAGAAACAAGTGAGCCAGAAGCATCAACCACAACCAGCCCATCCTTGTCAGAGGTGGCTGAAGCGCCTAATTCAGCAGCTGTTGCTCCGACAGCGGAGGTTGTGGTGGATGAGGTCACAGCCAAACGGAACTACCTGGCCCAAGCCCTCGGTTTGCCAGTCAATTCCATTACCCTTTTGGATACCCCACAAGGTCAGGTCTTCATGTATCCCCATGGTGACCATGACCATCTGGTACTCTTGAAGAATATTGACCTGACAAAACCTTTTGAAAGTGAAGAAGAGGAGCATGGTGATCATTCTCCTAGCTCTCCATCTACTAGTGAGACGACTTCATCTAACTCAGAACAGCCAACAAGCTCCAGCCCCTCAAGTTCAACTACTGGTAGCCAAGAAACAAGTGAGCCAGAAGCATCAACCACAACCAGTCCATCCTTGTCAGAGGTGGCTGAATCGCCTAATTCAGCCCCTGTCACTCCTGCAGAGGCGACTGTGGCGGATGAGGTCACAGCCAAACGGAACTACCTGGCCCAAGCCCTCGGTTTGCCAGTCAATTCCATTACCCTTTTGGATACGCCACAAGGTCAGGCCTTTATGTATCCCCATGGCAACCATGACCATTTGGTGCTCTTGAAGAATATTGACCTGACCAAACCTTTTGAAAGTGAAGAAGACTTGGAAAGAAAAATTGAATATATTTCCAAGGTCTATGGTGTGCCAAAAGAAGCTATCCGGGTTTCTGATACCACCTTTAGTTTCAACGACCCAAGCCATGCTTATGATCCGACCCATGTCCATCCTTATGTGATTTTACGGTCCATGTTGATTATCCCTGAAGTGACTGGTGATCCGGAAACGGACTTTGAAGCGGAGCTTTTGGCGGTTGCTAAGCGGACAGGTATCGCACCGTCTAAACTCATCATTCGTGACAAGAAATTCATCCTGCCACATGGGAGCCATGACCATGTTTTGCATATTCAGGCTGTGGAGGGCATTGAGCCATATCTTGCCAATAAATTGCCAGCTATTTCAGGTAGCTATCAGGAAGGGGAATTTGACCGAGCAAGTGTGGATAGTCAGCTTGAAAGTTTGCGTCAAGTGGCAGCTGAAAAGTATGGGACAAGTAGCAAGGAATACCGTCGTATCGAGCGGGCTTTGGACGATTTTGCCAGCAATTTAGATGACCTGGTAACCAATTCGACCAAGGGCTATCTAGCTATGTTGGAGCAATTTGAAAAGGTTCATATCTTAAAAGAAACTACTAGCAATACAGAGGAACAAGTAGACCCACTCTATCAATCTGTACTTGAACAGATTCGTTTGCTTGATACCAGCAACCTACCTGTCAATAAGGATGATTTGACCAATCAGCTCAACCAAGCCAGTCAGGATAAGGACAGACAGGCCTTGCTTAACCTAGAACACCTCTTGCAAGAATTGAAACATTTCCAGGACCGCCCTGATATCACAGCTATGGAATACATGGATTACTTGCTCAGTCAGTTGGAACAGCCGTATTTACCAGCTGATTTGCAAGAAAGATTGGCAGGTAGCTTAGATCGCTTGTTCCAGGCGACCTTGGGTGGCAATAGTTCCATCAAGCCATTGGACTTGTCCAAGGAACTGGTTGACTTGAAAGTTGCACTCCATTTGGCCAAGGCAGCTAATCAGACCTATCCTATCCAAACCAGTCCTGCCTCTGAAAAATTACAGGAAAACAGGGCATTCATGGAGGCATTTGTGGGAGATATCCGTGAGATGTTTACTAGACAGATGACCTTCCCTGAAATTGTGGAGAAAGCAGAGCATGAAACTTCAATAACCTCTCCTAGTCAGGTGACGGATAATCAGACCTATCAAGAGCTACTGACTTTGCTTAGACAAACAAATCTAACTGGCACCCAGACCTCACAAACCGCCTGGGTTGAGCGGATTAACCAGGCAAGCTTGAAGGGGGATGAGCGTGAGTTAGCAAGTATTTCCCATAGTTTGAAGGAAATTCAGCACTTCCAAGACCGAGCAGAAATTCGTTTGATGGAATACATGGATTACTTGCTTACTCATATTGACAGCCCTTATCTTCAAGCACCTACTCGTCAGGAAGCGGCTCGCCTCATCAATCAAATCTATGGTTTGGTTGTGCGAAGGGAATTGGCAACTAGTCCAATTTCTTTGGCAGAAGACTTAATTGCCAGCAGTATTGCCGTTGCCAATGATGTAAAAAGGCAAATCAATCAGCAGCTTGAAATGTCAGATGACTATGGAATCATGCAGATGAACCGTCTAGAAATGAATATGTTTGTCGAAGGAACTAGAGATTTCTTTGTCAATCCGTTAAGTTTGCCTGAGGGAGTTCTGGTAAAAGCGGGGCAGACAAGTCCTGTTCCAGCAATTGAAGAAGGTGTAGGGGTAGCCAGTCCAACCAGTCAGGATAGACCGGAAAGTTCATCTAGTCCAATCCATGACCATGAAAGTGGCAGCAAGGAGGAAAGCCCATCCAGTTTATCACAAGCAGTTGAAGAAAACTCTTCGTCAGAAACTGGCTCAAGCTCTGAACAAGCAATCAGTCCTACAGAGCTTGTTGAGGCAGAAGTTACCGCACCAATAACTGTCGAAGGTGCAGAAGAGGAGAGTGTTTCAAATAGCTCAACAAACCCAACAGAAGTGCAAGAAATTCCTTCAGTAACGGATGAAACAACCAGTGGACCAGTTTCAGAACCTACAGACACAGCTGTAGAAGAACAAGTTTTGCCTAGTGAAACTCCAGAGGAGGAAGAAGTGGAACTATCCGATGAAGACCTAGAATGGCTGTCTGATATTTTCGGTGAATTTACAGGTTCAACTTCCGAAGAGGAAAGTGAAGACATCGGCTTGACCTGGAAACCGCTAGGGAGCTTCGATTTCAACTCTTTTGATGAATAA
- the folK gene encoding 2-amino-4-hydroxy-6-hydroxymethyldihydropteridine diphosphokinase has protein sequence MKHLAYLSIGGNMGDRQAYLQAALDKLASHPGCQLGLVSNIYETPAWGKTDQADFLNLACQVETDLSAQEFLTFCQEIEQDLDRVRIEKWGQRTIDLDIIFWDDQVIEEENLQVPHPYAHERAFVLLPLTDIAADYYHPVLQKTVAELLLPLKDVKDIKKLKIKMQ, from the coding sequence ATGAAGCATCTAGCCTATCTCAGTATCGGTGGGAACATGGGCGACCGGCAAGCCTATTTACAGGCAGCCCTAGACAAATTAGCCAGTCATCCAGGTTGCCAGCTTGGCTTAGTTTCCAACATTTATGAAACACCAGCTTGGGGCAAGACGGATCAGGCTGATTTCCTCAACCTTGCCTGCCAGGTTGAAACAGATTTGTCTGCCCAGGAATTTTTAACTTTCTGCCAAGAGATTGAGCAGGACCTTGACCGCGTACGGATTGAAAAATGGGGCCAACGCACCATTGATTTGGACATTATTTTTTGGGATGATCAAGTGATTGAGGAAGAGAACTTGCAGGTTCCCCATCCCTATGCTCATGAGCGGGCATTTGTGCTTTTACCGCTGACTGATATTGCGGCCGATTACTATCATCCTGTCTTGCAAAAGACAGTTGCAGAATTATTGCTCCCCTTGAAAGATGTAAAAGATATTAAAAAATTGAAGATAAAAATGCAATAA